The proteins below are encoded in one region of Pleuronectes platessa chromosome 14, fPlePla1.1, whole genome shotgun sequence:
- the fmnl2a gene encoding formin-like protein 2 isoform X3: MGNAGSMDQHADLRGHNMPLKLPVPEPAELEERFAIVLSSMNLPPDKARLLRQYDNEKKWELICDQERFQVKNPPHTYLQKLRSYLDPAVTRKKFRRRVQESTQVLRELEISLRTNHIGWVREFLNEENKGLDVLVEYLSFAQYAVTFDGDCLENNPEATIDKSKPWSRSIEDLHGSSTLPSPITGNGITRGGRHSTIRSNTLPSRRTLKNSRLVCKKDDVHVCIMCLRAIMNYQYGFNMVMSHPHAVNEIALSLNNKNPRTKALVLELLAAVCLVRGGHEIILSAFDNFKEVCVEEQRFEKLMEYFKNEDNNIDFMVACMQFINIVVHSVEDMNFRVHLQFDFTKLFLDDYLDKLKHTESDKLQVQIQAYLDNVFDVGALLEDAETKNAALERVEELEENMSHMSEKLQDMENEAMSKIVELEKQLMQRNKDLESIREVYKDTSSQVHSLRQMLKEKDETIQRSSNLERKIHELEKQGTIKIHKKGDGDISILPLPPPGVEGVLGGVPGGVIGGTIGSVSPNHVGLGAGTPGPPPPPPPPPPLPVNGTLLNGPSLVIPTMVAPPPPPPPPPPPPPPGLSSGPPPPPPPPMAPPLPGCGTPTVIMNSGLAAVKIKKPIKTKFRMPVFNWVALKPNQINGTVFNEIDDERILEDLNVDEFEEMFKTKAQGPSIDITLSKHKVIQKGPSKVTLLESNRAKNLAITLRKVGKAPEEICKAIQLLDLRTLPVDFVECLMRFQPTENEIKVMRQFEKERKPVETLTDEDRFMMQFCKIERLMQKMTIMAFIGNFSESITMLTPQLHAVIAASVSIKSSQKLKKILEIILALGNYMNSSKRGAVYGFKLQSLDLLIDTKSTDRKITLLHYIANVVKEKYSQVSLFYNELHYVEKAAAVSLENVLLDVRELQRGMELTRRENSMHGHNTMLKDFITHNENKLKKMQDDAKIAQDAFDEAVKFYGENAKTTPPSVFFPVFVRFVKAYRQAEEDNEHRKRQEQIMMEKLLEQEAMMEEEKKSPSHKNKRQQQDLIQELRKKQVKDSRHVYEGKDGAIEDIITVLKTVPFTARTAKRGSRFFCESALNEEYHY, translated from the exons AAATTCAGACGGAGGGTTCAGGAGTCCACCCAAGTCCTGAGAGAACTGGAAATTTCATTACGGACCAATCACATAGG GTGGGTGAGAGAATTCCTAAATGAAGAGAACAAAGGCCTGGACGTGCTGGTGGAGTATCTTTCTTTCGCACAGTATGCTGTCAC GTTTGATGGAGACTGTCTGGAGAATAACCCAGAAGCTACGATAGACAAGTCGAAGCCCTGGAGCCGCTCTATAGAAGACCTTCATGGAAGCAGCACGCTGCCGTCCCCCATCACGGGGAACGGCATCACACGTGGCGGGCGACATTCCACCATACG CTCCAACACGCTGCCCAGCCGGCGAACGCTGAAAAACTCCAGACTGGTCTGTAAAAAGGACGACGTCCACGTCTGCATCATGTGCCTGCGTGCTATCATGAACTACCAG TATGGCTTCAACATGGTCATGTCACACCCACATGCTGTGAATGAAATTGCACTAAGTCTCAACAATAAAAACCCCAG AACTAAAGCTCTGGTCCTCGAGCTCCTGGCGGCGGTCTGTCTCGTGAGAGGAGGCCACGAAATTATTCTCTCTGCGTTTGACAACTTCAAGGAG GTTTGTGTGGAGGAGCAGCGGTTCGAGAAGCTAATGGAGTATTTCAAGAACGAGGACAACAACATTGACTTCATG GTGGCATGTATGCAGTTCATCAACATTGTCGTGCACTCTGTGGAGGACATGAACTTCAGGGTTCATCTACAGTTTGACTTCACCAAGCTGTTCCTGGACGACTACTTGGAC aaactaaaacacacagagagcgaTAAGCTGCAGGTGCAGATCCAGGCGTACTTGGATAACGTCTTCGATGTGGGAGCCCTCCTGGAGGACGCCGAGACCAAAAACGCTGCCCTGGAgcgggtggaggagctggaggagaataTGTCTCAT ATGtcagagaagctgcaggacATGGAGAATGAGGCCATGTCCAAGATCgtggagctggagaagcagCTGATGCAAAGGAACAAGGATCTTGAATCCATCAGG GAAGTCTACAAAGACACCAGCTCGCAGGTTCACTCCCTGCGGCAGATGTTGAAGGAGAAGGACGAGACTATCCAGCGATCTTCTAACCTGGAGAGGAAGATCCACGAGCTGGAGAAGCAGGGcaccatcaagatccataagaAGGGAGACGGGGACATCTCCATCCTGCCTTTGCCGCCCCCCGGCGTGGAGGGCGTGTTGGGGGGCGTGCCGGGCGGCGTGATCGGAGGAACAATTGGATCTGTCAGTCCAAACCATGTAGGCCTTGGAGCGGGCACGCcgggtccaccaccaccaccaccacctcctcctccactgccaGTGAACGGCACAT TGCTAAACGGACCTTCATTGGTCATTCCGACAATGGTGGCGCCTcctccgccgcctcctcctccaccccctcctccacccccaggACTATCCTCAggccctccgcctcctccacctcctcccatggCTCCACCACTGCCCGGCTGTGGGACGCCCACGGTCATCATGAACTCTGGGTTAGCCG CCGTCAAGATCAAGAAACCCATCAAGACGAAGTTCCGCATGCCCGTCTTCAACTGGGTCGCGCTTAAACCGAACCAGATCAACGGCACCGTCTTCAATGAGATTGACGATGAGAGGATCCTGGAG GACTTGAACGTGGACGAGTTCGAGGAGATGTTCAAGACGAAAGCCCAGGGCCCGTCCATTGACATCACTTTGAGCAAGCACAAGGTGATCCAGAAGGGACCCAGCAAGGTGACCCTGCTGGAATCCAACAGGGCAAAGAACCTGGCCATCACGCTGAGGAAAGTGGGGAAGGCGCCCGAGGAGATCTGCAAGGCCATTCAGCT ACTGGACCTGCGCACTCTGCCCGTGGACTTCGTGGAGTGTCTGATGCGCTTCCAGCCCACAGAGAACGAGATCAAAGTCATGCGTCAGTTTGAAAAGGAGCGCAAGCCGGTGGAGACCCTGACGGACGAGGACCGCTTCATGATGCAGTTCTGCAAGATCGAGCGGCTCATGCAGAAGATGACCATCATGGCCTTCATCGGCAACTTCTCCGAGAGCATTACGATGCTCACGCCG caacTTCACGCAGTCATCGCAGCGTCGGTGTCCATCAAGTCGTCACAGAAGCTGAAGAAGATTCTTGAG ATTATCTTGGCACTTGGAAACTACATGAACAGCAGCAAAAGAGGAGCGGTGTACGGCTTCAAGCTGCAGAGTCTAGACTTG CTAATCGATACCAAGTCGACGGACCGTAAGATAACATTGTTGCACTACATCGCCAATGTGGTGAAAGAGAAGTACTCGCAGGTTTCTCTCTTCTACAACGAACTGCACTACGTGGAGAAGGCTGCAGCAG TGTCGCTGGAGAACGTCCTGCTGGATGTGAGGGAGCTGCAGAGGGGCATGGAGCTGACCAGACGCGAGAACAGCATGCACGGCCACAACACCATGCTCAAGGACTTCATCACACACAATGAGAACAAGCTGAAGAAGATGCAGGACGACGCCAAGATTGCACAG GACGCCTTCGACGAGGCGGTGAAATTCTACGGGGAAAACGCCAAAACCACGCCGCCGTCCGTCTTCTTCCCTGTGTTTGTGCGATTTGTAAAGGCTTACAGG CAAGCGGAGGAGGACAACGAGCacagaaagagacaggagcagatAATGATGGAGAAACTTCTAGAGCAAGAGGCCATgatggaggaagaaaagaag tCTCCCTCCCATAAGAAcaagcggcagcagcaggaccTGATCCAGGAGCTGAGGAAGAAACAGGTGAAAGACAGCCGGCACGTGTATGAAGGCAAAGATGGAGCCATTGAGGACATCATCACAG TGCTGAAGACGGTGCCCTTCACCGCCCGCACTGCCAAGCGCGGCTCTCGGTTCTTCTGCGAGTCCGCCCTCAATGAGGAGTACCATTACTAA